A single window of Pieris rapae chromosome 4, ilPieRapa1.1, whole genome shotgun sequence DNA harbors:
- the LOC111003420 gene encoding UDP-glycosyltransferase UGT5 codes for MGAFKFWSLLSLLVYFCDAANILFVIPFTTRSHYINLKPIGLELARRGHNVTVITPYRENKHPPNYHQVMVKDTKIWDALGKERPNVFTMVDLTAEEFHNEILWPGGLALTEEALQSSEVQALLRSNTTFDLVVNEQFFQEAFYALATVYNAPLALVTTHGNCMKHNFLTRNSLQWATVTHELLDLHHQTSFLGRLRNMYFSVYELFWWKFWYLEKQEELMRKYIPGLPQKMLSLYDVQKNASLMLLNNHFSVDTPTAYLPNVVEIGGIHVTNSTGTLPEDLQKCLDGAVNGVVYVNFGSNVRSSELSQEKKQAFINVFRRLKQTIIWKWEDDKLEDKPKNVIIRKWLPQVEILAHPHVKVFVSHGGLIGTQEALYHGVPLISVPIYGDQLNNVLTLEQLGVGKLLNYHEINEEKLYQLLDEILNNNSYMAKAKEVSKRFVDRPLNALDTAVFWLEYVIRNNGANYMKNPAKDLSWFAYTMIDVYLFIAFIILILMNVSIMLCKFLFFNRILNKMKID; via the exons ATG ggCGCCTTCAAGTTCTGGTCTCTGCTGTCATTACTCGTTTATTTCTGTGATGCGGCTAATATTTTGTTCGTCATCCCCTTTACAACACGAtctcattatattaatttaaagccgATTGGTTTGGAGCTAGCTCGACGTGGACATAATGTGACAGTGATCACGCCGTACAGAGAAAATAAACATCCACCAAACTATCACCAAGTCATGGTCAAAGATACCAAAATATGGGATGCACTTG GCAAGGAAAGACCAAATGTCTTTACGATGGTGGACCTGACTGCTGAGGAGTTCCACAATGAAATTTTATGGCCCGGTGGATTAGCACTAACCGAGGAAGCCCTCCAATCATCTGAAGTACAGGCTCTACTTAGAAGCAACACCACATTCGACCTGGTTGTTAATGAGCAGTTCTTTCAAGAAGCTTTCTATGCGCTTGCGACCGTATACAACGCTCCTTTAGCACTAGTTACAACCCATGGAAATTGTATGAAACACAACTTTCTTACTAGAAATTCCTTACAATGGGCAACAGTAACCCATGAGTTACTGGACTTGCATCATCAAACTAGCTTCCTTGGTCGACTACGAAACATGTATTTCTCTGTTTACGAATTATTTTGGTGGAAATTCTGGTACTTAGAGAAACAGGAGGAGTTGATGAGAAAGTATATACCAGGATTACCCCAAAAGATGCTCAGTTTGTATGATGTACAGAAGAATGCATCTTTGATGCTGTTGAATAATCATTTTAGTGTTGATACTCCCACTGCTTATTTGCCGAATGTTGTTGAAATTGGTGGAATACATGTAACTAACAGTACAGGCACACTTCCAGag GATCTACAAAAATGCTTAGACGGCGCGGTAAATGGGGTGGTGTACGTAAATTTCGGTTCAAACGTGCGGAGCTCCGAATTGAGCCAAGAAAAGAAACAGGCGTTTATCAACGTGTTCAGGCGACTCAAACAAACCATTATTTGGAAGTGGGAAGACGATAAATTGGAAGATAAACCTAAAAACGTGATAATACGAAAATGGTTGCCGCAAGTGGAAATTCTCG CCCATCCTCACGTCAAGGTCTTTGTATCCCACGGAGGTTTAATCGGGACACAGGAGGCTCTATACCACGGAGTTCCATTAATCAGTGTACCAATTTATGGTGATCAACTAAACAATGTTCTGACACTTGAACAGCTAGGTGTAGGAAAACTACTAAACTACCACGAAATCAATGAAGAAAAACTATACCAATTATTAGACgaaattcttaataataattcttatatgGCCAAAGCTAAAGAAGTATCGAAAAGATTCGTCGACAGACCATTAAATGCGTTAGATACAGCTGTATTTTGGTTGGAATATGTTATTAGAAACAATGGCGCCAACTATATGAAAAATCCAgcaaaagatttaagttggttTGCATATACTATGATCGATGTATACctatttattgcatttataatattaattttaatgaatgtatCAATAATGCTTtgtaaatttctattttttaatagaatattgaACAAAATGAAGATAGATTAA
- the LOC111003419 gene encoding UDP-glycosyltransferase UGT5 isoform X1 codes for MMMPKIYLLFILFGYCYGANILYVIPFSANSHYLSLRPIGLELARRGHNVTVITAHLETDHPPTYHQIKVDATKVWNLLDTGRPNVFSMVDLSAEEFHQKYLWPGTLLVTERALKSPAVQELLASDMKFDLVINEQFMQEAFNVLAYKYNAPLALVTTYGNCMKHNFLSRNPLQWETVTFELLDVDEPTSFFGRLRNMFFSIYEFVWWRFWFLHKQEELVAKYIPGLTKPVPSLYDIQRNTSLMLLNGHFSVDTSAAYLPNIVEVGGMHLTKSDKSLPQDLQKYLDDAVHGVVYINFGSNVQSTDLEGEKRQAFINVFKRLKQRIIFKWEEDTLEGKPDNVMIRKWLPQKEILAHPNIKVFISHGGLIGTQEAIYNGVPIIGIPVFSDQLNNILLLEEMGFGKLLKFHDITEERLYGLLKEVLEDQSYMAKAKEVSKRFKDRPMNALDTAMFWLEYVIRHNGAPFMKSPALQLNWFEYTMLDVYSFVVAVLTAIIYVIYKFISILIMLMCKKSKKIKRS; via the exons ATG ATGATGCctaaaatatacctactttTTATACTCTTCGGATATTGCTATGGAGCTAACATTCTGTATGTCATCCCGTTTTCCGCAAATTCGCATTATTTATCACTGAGGCCAATTGGATTGGAGCTAGCTAGGCGTGGTCATAATGTGACAGTCATTACTGCTCACCTAGAGACTGATCACCCACCAACATACCACCAAATTAAGGTTGATGCTACTAAAGTGTGGAACTtgttag ACACAGGAAGACCAAATGTGTTTTCAATGGTCGACCTATCCGCAGAGGAGTTCCACCAAAAATATCTCTGGCCTGGTACACTGTTAGTCACAGAGAGGGCGCTGAAATCACCAGCAGTGCAAGAACTATTAGCCAGCGACATGAAATTTGACCTAGTCATTAACGAACAATTCATGCAAGAGGCGTTTAATGTATtggcttataaatataatgcacCCTTAGCTCTCGTCACAACCTATGGAAATTGCATGAAACACAATTTCTTATCGAGAAACCCTCTTCAGTGGGAAACAGTCACCTTTGAATTATTAGATGTGGATGAACCCACTAGTTTCTTTGGAAGGCTTAGAAACATGTTTTTCTCGATATATGAATTTGTATGGTGGAGATTTTGGTTTTTGCATAAACAAGAGGAGCTGGTTGCGAAATATATACCTGGATTGACAAAACCTGTGCCTagtttatatgatatacaaaGGAATACATCATTGATGTTACTTAACGGTCATTTTAGTGTTGATACCTCAGCAGCCTATTTGCCAAATATTGTTGAAGTAGGCGGGATGCATCTTACGAAAAGTGATAAAAGCCTGCCACAG GACCTTCAAAAGTATTTAGATGATGCCGTACATGGCGTGGTCTATATAAACTTTGGCTCAAACGTTCAAAGTACAGATTTAGAAGGAGAAAAACGCCAGGcattcataaatgtatttaaaagattaaaacaaagaattatttttaaatgggaGGAAGATACATTAGAGGGTAAACCAGATAATGTTATGATAAGAAAATGGCTGCCACAAAAAGAGATTCTTG CCCATCCAAACATAAAAGTCTTCATCTCTCACGGCGGTCTTATAGGCACACAAGAGGCGATTTACAACGGCGTTCCTATAATAGGAATACCCGTGTTCTCTGATCAGTTGAACAATATACTCTTATTAGAAGAAATGGGATTTGGTAAACTATTGAAGTTTCACGATATAACTGAAGAAAGGTTGTACGGCTTGCTTAAGGAAGTTCTAGAGGATCAATCGTATATGGCGAAAGCAAAAGAAGTATCAAAGAGGTTTAAAGATAGGCCTATGAATGCTTTAGATACGGCGATGTTTTGGCTGGAGTATGTTATAAGACATAATGGTGCCCCATTTATGAAGAGCCCAGCGCTTCAGTTAAACTGGTTCGAATATACTATGTTGGATGTTTACTCATTCGTAGTGGCTGTATTAACagctataatatatgtaatttataaatttataagtatcttaataatgttaatgtgtaaaaaatcgaaaaaaattaaacgttcATAA
- the LOC111003419 gene encoding UDP-glycosyltransferase UGT5 isoform X2 yields the protein MMPKIYLLFILFGYCYGANILYVIPFSANSHYLSLRPIGLELARRGHNVTVITAHLETDHPPTYHQIKVDATKVWNLLDTGRPNVFSMVDLSAEEFHQKYLWPGTLLVTERALKSPAVQELLASDMKFDLVINEQFMQEAFNVLAYKYNAPLALVTTYGNCMKHNFLSRNPLQWETVTFELLDVDEPTSFFGRLRNMFFSIYEFVWWRFWFLHKQEELVAKYIPGLTKPVPSLYDIQRNTSLMLLNGHFSVDTSAAYLPNIVEVGGMHLTKSDKSLPQDLQKYLDDAVHGVVYINFGSNVQSTDLEGEKRQAFINVFKRLKQRIIFKWEEDTLEGKPDNVMIRKWLPQKEILAHPNIKVFISHGGLIGTQEAIYNGVPIIGIPVFSDQLNNILLLEEMGFGKLLKFHDITEERLYGLLKEVLEDQSYMAKAKEVSKRFKDRPMNALDTAMFWLEYVIRHNGAPFMKSPALQLNWFEYTMLDVYSFVVAVLTAIIYVIYKFISILIMLMCKKSKKIKRS from the exons ATGATGCctaaaatatacctactttTTATACTCTTCGGATATTGCTATGGAGCTAACATTCTGTATGTCATCCCGTTTTCCGCAAATTCGCATTATTTATCACTGAGGCCAATTGGATTGGAGCTAGCTAGGCGTGGTCATAATGTGACAGTCATTACTGCTCACCTAGAGACTGATCACCCACCAACATACCACCAAATTAAGGTTGATGCTACTAAAGTGTGGAACTtgttag ACACAGGAAGACCAAATGTGTTTTCAATGGTCGACCTATCCGCAGAGGAGTTCCACCAAAAATATCTCTGGCCTGGTACACTGTTAGTCACAGAGAGGGCGCTGAAATCACCAGCAGTGCAAGAACTATTAGCCAGCGACATGAAATTTGACCTAGTCATTAACGAACAATTCATGCAAGAGGCGTTTAATGTATtggcttataaatataatgcacCCTTAGCTCTCGTCACAACCTATGGAAATTGCATGAAACACAATTTCTTATCGAGAAACCCTCTTCAGTGGGAAACAGTCACCTTTGAATTATTAGATGTGGATGAACCCACTAGTTTCTTTGGAAGGCTTAGAAACATGTTTTTCTCGATATATGAATTTGTATGGTGGAGATTTTGGTTTTTGCATAAACAAGAGGAGCTGGTTGCGAAATATATACCTGGATTGACAAAACCTGTGCCTagtttatatgatatacaaaGGAATACATCATTGATGTTACTTAACGGTCATTTTAGTGTTGATACCTCAGCAGCCTATTTGCCAAATATTGTTGAAGTAGGCGGGATGCATCTTACGAAAAGTGATAAAAGCCTGCCACAG GACCTTCAAAAGTATTTAGATGATGCCGTACATGGCGTGGTCTATATAAACTTTGGCTCAAACGTTCAAAGTACAGATTTAGAAGGAGAAAAACGCCAGGcattcataaatgtatttaaaagattaaaacaaagaattatttttaaatgggaGGAAGATACATTAGAGGGTAAACCAGATAATGTTATGATAAGAAAATGGCTGCCACAAAAAGAGATTCTTG CCCATCCAAACATAAAAGTCTTCATCTCTCACGGCGGTCTTATAGGCACACAAGAGGCGATTTACAACGGCGTTCCTATAATAGGAATACCCGTGTTCTCTGATCAGTTGAACAATATACTCTTATTAGAAGAAATGGGATTTGGTAAACTATTGAAGTTTCACGATATAACTGAAGAAAGGTTGTACGGCTTGCTTAAGGAAGTTCTAGAGGATCAATCGTATATGGCGAAAGCAAAAGAAGTATCAAAGAGGTTTAAAGATAGGCCTATGAATGCTTTAGATACGGCGATGTTTTGGCTGGAGTATGTTATAAGACATAATGGTGCCCCATTTATGAAGAGCCCAGCGCTTCAGTTAAACTGGTTCGAATATACTATGTTGGATGTTTACTCATTCGTAGTGGCTGTATTAACagctataatatatgtaatttataaatttataagtatcttaataatgttaatgtgtaaaaaatcgaaaaaaattaaacgttcATAA
- the LOC111003436 gene encoding UDP-glycosyltransferase UGT5 isoform X2, with protein MNFYWSLFLVAFVTPFCESANILYVIPFTSKSHYIMLRPIGLELARRGHNVTVITANKEDNPPPNYHEVMVDDKKIWEVIGGGRPNVFTMAQLSAERFHEKILWNGGVAFTEVTLNSTKVKSFLKQDIKFDLVICEQFFQEALYALAHKYNAPLALVTTFGNCMRHNILVRNPLQLATTISEFLDIEEPGSFWGRLRNLYFTVYEFLWWKLWYMEKQEDLVKKYMFDLPQPVPSLSEIQKNSSLILLNSHFSYDVPMALLPNVVEVGGLHLTKTEKSLPKDLQKLLDEARHGVVYVNFGSNVQSNELPVAKRDAFLNVFRKLKQTVLWKWEDDSLKDAPSNLAVRPWLPQKEILAHPNIKLFISHGGLIGTQEAIYNGIPILGIPIYADQFNNLLIAEERGFGKILQFQDINENRLGQLINDVLHNKTYADNAKVVSKRFKDRPLNALDTAMYWLEFVIRHKGAEFTKNPARDMTWMAYKMLDVYAFIFMVLVGTVSIILYAVLQIAHMLRVNDFSKQKKID; from the exons ATG AATTTCTACTGGTCTTTATTTTTGGTGGCTTTTGTTACGCCGTTTTGCGAATCAGCCAATATACTATATGTGATACCGTTTACATCTAAATCACATTATATTATGCTGAGACCCATTGGCCTGGAATTGGCACGAAGAGGTCACAATGTAACTGTTATTACTGCTAATAAGGAGGATAATCCTCCACCCAATTACCACGAAGTGATGGTTgacgataaaaaaatatgggaAGTTATCG GTGGCGGAAGACCAAATGTATTTACAATGGCCCAACTATCGGCTGAAAGGTTTCACGAAAAGATATTGTGGAATGGAGGCGTAGCATTCACTGAAGTAACCCTCAACTCGACGAAAGTGAAAAGTTTTCTTAAAcaagatataaaatttgatttagttATATGCGAACAATTCTTTCAAGAAGCTTTATATGCCCTTGCGCATAAGTATAACGCACCACTCGCATTGGTGACTACTTTTGGGAACTGTATGAGACACAACATTCTCGTTCGAAATCCTTTACAATTAGCTACTACAATATCAGAATTTCTGGACATTGAAGAACCGGGGAGTTTCTGGGGACGTCTTAGAAATCTGTATTTCACTGTATATGAGTTTCTATGGTGGAAGCTTTGGTATATGGAAAAGCAAGAAGATcttgtaaagaaatatatgtttgattTACCACAACCAGTCCCATCATTGTCTGAAATTCAAAAGAACAGTTCCCTCATTCTATTAAATAGCCATTTCAGTTATGATGTTCCTATGGCATTATTGCCTAATGTGGTTGAAGTGGGGGGCTTACATTTGACAAAAACTGAAAAAAGTCTTCCtaaa GACTTACAGAAGCTTTTAGACGAGGCCCGTCATGGGGTTGTATACGTTAATTTCGGGTCTAATGTACAAAGCAATGAACTACCAGTCGCAAAACGAGATGCGTTCTTGAACGtctttagaaaattaaaacaaactgtTCTATGGAAATGGGAAGATGACAGTTTGAAAGATGCACCCAGTAATTTGGCAGTGAGACCGTGGCTACCTCAAAAAGAGATCTTAG cgcatccaaacataaaattattcatatcaCATGGCGGTCTAATTGGAACACAGGAAGCTATCTACAATGGTATACCAATACTAGGCATACCAATATATGCGGACCAATTCAACAATTTACTCATAGCTGAAGAAAGAGGATTCGGAAAAATACTGCAATTCCAAGACATCAACGAAAACAGACTCGGACAGCTAATTAACGATGTTCTTCATAATAAAACCTACGCAGACAATGCTAAAGTAGTATCTAAAAGATTTAAAGACAGGCCGCTTAATGCTTTAGATACGGCCATGTATTGGCTAGAGTTTGTTATACGACACAAAGGTGCTGAATTCACAAAAAATCCAGCAAGAGATATGACCTGGATGGCATATAAAATGTTGGATGTCTacgcttttatatttatggttttagtgggtacaGTTTCCATAATACTCTACGCTGTTTTGCAAATCGCTCATATGTTACGGGTTAATGATTTTTCGAAACAAAAGAAGATAGATTAG
- the LOC111003436 gene encoding UDP-glycosyltransferase UGT5 isoform X1 — translation MSNSENFYWSLFLVAFVTPFCESANILYVIPFTSKSHYIMLRPIGLELARRGHNVTVITANKEDNPPPNYHEVMVDDKKIWEVIGGGRPNVFTMAQLSAERFHEKILWNGGVAFTEVTLNSTKVKSFLKQDIKFDLVICEQFFQEALYALAHKYNAPLALVTTFGNCMRHNILVRNPLQLATTISEFLDIEEPGSFWGRLRNLYFTVYEFLWWKLWYMEKQEDLVKKYMFDLPQPVPSLSEIQKNSSLILLNSHFSYDVPMALLPNVVEVGGLHLTKTEKSLPKDLQKLLDEARHGVVYVNFGSNVQSNELPVAKRDAFLNVFRKLKQTVLWKWEDDSLKDAPSNLAVRPWLPQKEILAHPNIKLFISHGGLIGTQEAIYNGIPILGIPIYADQFNNLLIAEERGFGKILQFQDINENRLGQLINDVLHNKTYADNAKVVSKRFKDRPLNALDTAMYWLEFVIRHKGAEFTKNPARDMTWMAYKMLDVYAFIFMVLVGTVSIILYAVLQIAHMLRVNDFSKQKKID, via the exons ATGTCTAACTCagag AATTTCTACTGGTCTTTATTTTTGGTGGCTTTTGTTACGCCGTTTTGCGAATCAGCCAATATACTATATGTGATACCGTTTACATCTAAATCACATTATATTATGCTGAGACCCATTGGCCTGGAATTGGCACGAAGAGGTCACAATGTAACTGTTATTACTGCTAATAAGGAGGATAATCCTCCACCCAATTACCACGAAGTGATGGTTgacgataaaaaaatatgggaAGTTATCG GTGGCGGAAGACCAAATGTATTTACAATGGCCCAACTATCGGCTGAAAGGTTTCACGAAAAGATATTGTGGAATGGAGGCGTAGCATTCACTGAAGTAACCCTCAACTCGACGAAAGTGAAAAGTTTTCTTAAAcaagatataaaatttgatttagttATATGCGAACAATTCTTTCAAGAAGCTTTATATGCCCTTGCGCATAAGTATAACGCACCACTCGCATTGGTGACTACTTTTGGGAACTGTATGAGACACAACATTCTCGTTCGAAATCCTTTACAATTAGCTACTACAATATCAGAATTTCTGGACATTGAAGAACCGGGGAGTTTCTGGGGACGTCTTAGAAATCTGTATTTCACTGTATATGAGTTTCTATGGTGGAAGCTTTGGTATATGGAAAAGCAAGAAGATcttgtaaagaaatatatgtttgattTACCACAACCAGTCCCATCATTGTCTGAAATTCAAAAGAACAGTTCCCTCATTCTATTAAATAGCCATTTCAGTTATGATGTTCCTATGGCATTATTGCCTAATGTGGTTGAAGTGGGGGGCTTACATTTGACAAAAACTGAAAAAAGTCTTCCtaaa GACTTACAGAAGCTTTTAGACGAGGCCCGTCATGGGGTTGTATACGTTAATTTCGGGTCTAATGTACAAAGCAATGAACTACCAGTCGCAAAACGAGATGCGTTCTTGAACGtctttagaaaattaaaacaaactgtTCTATGGAAATGGGAAGATGACAGTTTGAAAGATGCACCCAGTAATTTGGCAGTGAGACCGTGGCTACCTCAAAAAGAGATCTTAG cgcatccaaacataaaattattcatatcaCATGGCGGTCTAATTGGAACACAGGAAGCTATCTACAATGGTATACCAATACTAGGCATACCAATATATGCGGACCAATTCAACAATTTACTCATAGCTGAAGAAAGAGGATTCGGAAAAATACTGCAATTCCAAGACATCAACGAAAACAGACTCGGACAGCTAATTAACGATGTTCTTCATAATAAAACCTACGCAGACAATGCTAAAGTAGTATCTAAAAGATTTAAAGACAGGCCGCTTAATGCTTTAGATACGGCCATGTATTGGCTAGAGTTTGTTATACGACACAAAGGTGCTGAATTCACAAAAAATCCAGCAAGAGATATGACCTGGATGGCATATAAAATGTTGGATGTCTacgcttttatatttatggttttagtgggtacaGTTTCCATAATACTCTACGCTGTTTTGCAAATCGCTCATATGTTACGGGTTAATGATTTTTCGAAACAAAAGAAGATAGATTAG
- the LOC111003437 gene encoding UDP-glycosyltransferase UGT5, protein MFSLNMMLYIRECIIFLCLPFCESANILYVVPASPKSHDIFLRPIGLELANRGHNVTVITSFDVPNFPENYHKVVVERKELWDLLGITRPNIFETTEISTIKLINTILWKAGLALTEHILNSTEVQDFLKQDNKYDLVICETFVQDAIYYFSHRYNAPLVLVTPFGNCMRHNIAVGNPLQLATIHYEFVPIENPKSFMGRMKNLFISTYEYVSWRFWFLKEQEILAKKYIKGLPEPVPNLYDIEKNALLFLVNRHFSFNEPMAYLPNIIEIGGVHTTMNAEPEILSKEIEKVLNESTHGVVYINFGSNVKSSELPADKRNAFISILGRLKHTVLWKWENDRTKDMPQNIITRKWFPQHKILAHPNIKLFIGHGGAMSTQEAVYFGVPILGVPIYADQYNNLLLTKEAGFGEILNFNDIDEASTEKAINNILDKEIYMLKAKEVSKLFRDRPMNPLETAIFWIEYVIRNNGTNHMKSSAIDMHWTVFHMLDVYAFIVITFVAIVFLAVKLLIVLSYKLRFRSVLKEKQKRS, encoded by the exons ATGTTTAGTTTAAACATGATg CTCTATATTCGggaatgtataatttttttatgcttaCCGTTTTGCGAGTCGGCCAACATTCTCTATGTTGTACCAGCCTCACCGAAATCTCATGACATATTTCTAAGACCAATAGGACTTGAACTGGCAAACAGAGGTCATAATGTCACTGTTATAACCTCTTTTGACGTACCCAATTTCCCGGAAAATTATCACAAAGTTGTAGTAGAAAGGAAAGAATTATGGGATTTATTAG GTATCACAAGACCAAATATTTTCGAAACAACCGAAATATCAACcatcaaattaataaacacaatattgTGGAAAGCGGGTCTTGCTTTGACGGAACATATTCTTAACTCAACCGAAGTACAGGATTTTCTCAaacaagataataaatatgatttagttATCTGTGAGACATTTGTTCAAGACGCTATATACTACTTTTCTCATAGATATAATGCGCCGTTAGTGCTTGTAACACCCTTTGGAAATTGTATGAGACACAATATAGCTGTAGGAAATCCATTACAGCTGGCGACTATTCACTACGAGTTCGTTCCAATAGAAAATCCCAAAAGTTTTATGGGACGTATGAAAAATCTATTCATTTCCACATATGAGTATGTATCGTGGCGGTTTTGGTTCTTAAAAGAACAAGAGATATTAgctaaaaagtatattaaaggTTTGCCCGAACCAGTACCAAATTTATAcgatatagaaaaaaatgctttgctatttttagttaatagaCACTTTAGTTTTAATGAACCAATGGCATATCTACCAAATATTATCGAAATTGGTGGAGTGCATACTACAATGAACGCCGAACCAGAAATATTATCAAAG gaaATAGAAAAAGTATTAAACGAATCCACCCATGGAgtagtgtatataaatttcgGAAGTAATGTTAAAAGTTCTGAACTACCAGCTGATAAAAGAAATGCTTTTATCAGCATTTTGGGGAGACTTAAACACACAGTTTTATGGAAATGGGAGAATGATCGCACAAAAGATATGCCACAGAATATAATCACAAGAAAATGGTTTCcacaacataaaatattag CACACCCCaacataaaactatttatcgGCCACGGGGGAGCAATGAGCACCCAAGAAGCCGTTTACTTCGGAGTACCAATCCTGGGTGTACCCATATACGCTGACCAATATAACAATCTACTGCTCACCAAAGAAGCCGGCTTTGGTGAAATCCTCAATTTTAATGACATCGATGAGGCATCTACTGAAAAGGCCATAAACAATATACTTGACaaggaaatatatatgttaaaagcTAAAGAGGTTTCTAAACTATTCAGAGATAGGCCAATGAATCCTTTAGAAACAGCAATATTTTGGATTGAATACGTTATTAGAAACAATGGTACAAATCATATGAAAAGCTCTGCGATCGATATGCACTGGACAGTATTCCATATGTTAGATGTTTATGCGTTTATAGTAATTACATTTGTTGCAATTGTTTTTCTTGCAGTGAAACTGTTGATTGTTTTAAGTTACAAATTACGTTTTAGGAGTGTGTTGAAGGAAAAACAGAAGCGCTCTTGA